From a single Bacillus pumilus genomic region:
- a CDS encoding MFS transporter, producing the protein MKESLDSQTSKTFPITLAIALTLGVFAAGSEELVISPLLPDLSNSFQHSLDILALSISIYGLAVLVGAPLLVPLGDRYSREMCLIIGLSFFLIGTVMCAAAPNLTVFFAGRAISGLATGVFVPTAYALVGDRVPYEYRGKVMGLIVSSWSLSLVLGVPIGAFIGQSLNWRWTFWIFAIMSLVVLLLVILESRKQTATANTEAPQTRQKTGSLWGALKIDRVPAYLTVTFCNMLGFYGMYSFLGAYLQSLFSGGQSTAGLLIMAYGVGFSMSVFTGKFADWFGKTRSLFFVLGGITLVLALLPYAPFSWTLLIFALFIWGAMQSLSVTLLSTVLSDCSQTHRGKVMAFYSLASNLAVMLGSALMGPVYVHFGYHTVGLVCALITLVGFLISFVSYKRERTLQQKHKNTFET; encoded by the coding sequence ATGAAAGAATCTTTAGACAGCCAGACTTCTAAAACGTTTCCCATCACACTTGCCATCGCGCTTACGCTTGGCGTCTTTGCTGCGGGATCGGAAGAACTGGTGATTTCACCACTGCTGCCTGATTTATCAAACTCCTTTCAACACTCTCTGGATATTCTCGCCCTTTCCATCAGCATTTATGGGTTAGCTGTACTGGTTGGAGCCCCGCTGCTTGTTCCTTTAGGGGATCGGTATTCAAGGGAAATGTGTTTGATCATTGGGCTGTCTTTCTTTTTGATTGGCACCGTGATGTGTGCGGCCGCCCCGAATTTAACGGTGTTTTTTGCCGGCCGTGCCATTTCTGGGCTTGCAACCGGTGTATTTGTGCCAACAGCTTATGCTCTTGTAGGCGACCGGGTTCCTTACGAGTATCGCGGCAAGGTGATGGGACTCATTGTATCAAGCTGGTCTTTGTCTCTTGTCCTTGGTGTACCAATTGGTGCCTTTATCGGCCAAAGTTTGAACTGGCGCTGGACCTTTTGGATCTTCGCCATCATGAGTCTCGTTGTCCTGCTGCTGGTCATCCTTGAATCTCGAAAACAAACCGCCACAGCGAATACAGAAGCACCTCAAACAAGGCAGAAAACTGGTTCTTTATGGGGAGCTTTGAAAATCGATCGTGTCCCAGCCTATTTGACCGTGACATTTTGTAATATGCTTGGTTTTTATGGCATGTACTCGTTTTTAGGCGCTTATCTGCAAAGCCTGTTTTCTGGAGGACAATCAACCGCCGGACTTTTGATCATGGCTTATGGCGTCGGCTTTTCCATGAGTGTATTTACGGGGAAATTCGCAGATTGGTTTGGTAAAACTCGTTCTCTTTTCTTTGTGCTTGGCGGCATTACGCTCGTTCTCGCCTTACTTCCTTATGCACCTTTCTCATGGACATTGCTGATTTTTGCCCTGTTTATTTGGGGTGCGATGCAAAGTTTATCTGTCACGCTTTTGAGCACTGTCCTGAGCGACTGCTCACAAACTCACCGAGGCAAAGTGATGGCTTTTTACAGCCTTGCGTCCAATCTAGCCGTTATGCTTGGTTCTGCTCTTATGGGACCTGTCTATGTTCATTTCGGCTATCATACAGTAGGGCTTGTATGTGCACTCATTACGCTTGTTGGTTTTCTCATTAGCTTTGTGAGCTATAAACGTGAACGAACCTTACAGCAGAAACATAAAAACACATTTGAAACGTAA
- a CDS encoding bacilysin biosynthesis protein BacA, with translation MILKNDVFHFKEEPIASPKMFTVNTLGPKGTSSEYAAKHFISHSTTTLGTHTKLSLYDTFETCIEHTLSNALQYTLVPHAYEGIKHFYMRPDLQLLQIFRCDTPMYGLAVRPDFPFQEQMLHHLKIVSHPAPVNLIQYFIHQNAEFELVNSTSTAAQKVRDGEFDFALTNEVARATYGLTFIRTFKSIPMSWSIFGKGEI, from the coding sequence ATGATCTTAAAGAATGATGTTTTTCATTTTAAAGAAGAGCCCATCGCTTCACCTAAGATGTTTACAGTCAATACACTAGGCCCTAAGGGGACAAGCAGTGAATATGCAGCAAAACATTTCATCTCTCATTCCACCACTACACTTGGCACTCATACGAAACTATCCCTTTACGACACATTCGAAACTTGCATTGAACATACTCTCTCTAACGCACTCCAATACACTCTCGTTCCACACGCATACGAAGGAATCAAGCATTTCTACATGAGGCCTGACCTGCAGCTTTTACAAATTTTCAGATGTGACACACCCATGTATGGTTTGGCTGTCAGACCAGATTTCCCATTTCAAGAACAAATGCTCCACCATTTAAAAATTGTCTCTCATCCCGCACCTGTCAATTTGATTCAATATTTCATTCATCAAAATGCTGAATTTGAGCTGGTCAATTCTACAAGTACTGCCGCACAAAAAGTAAGAGACGGCGAATTTGATTTCGCTTTAACCAATGAGGTGGCTAGAGCTACATATGGCCTCACCTTCATTCGAACGTTTAAAAGCATCCCTATGAGCTGGTCCATATTCGGAAAAGGAGAGATCTAA
- a CDS encoding cupin domain-containing protein, producing the protein MKTEQKTQERYFPQAKKIEWENGVTQYSTVRSDTEVLISYVPPHTIIEPHEHPEAQIGIVLKGELQMTVGPSTQLLTPLESAYIAPPFVPHGASNQTDEEVIAIDIKRLKDGEKYTAPPTYFLDIFKTRDLLPGMEVTFFVEDWMELMIANIPGDGGEMPFHKHRNEQIGICISGGYDMTIEGFTEKMEFGTTYFCEPKEDHGAINSKPEASKSINLFFPPRYNRLKPKASKVKK; encoded by the coding sequence ATGAAAACTGAACAAAAGACGCAAGAACGATATTTTCCACAAGCTAAAAAAATAGAATGGGAGAATGGTGTCACACAATATTCCACGGTCAGAAGCGATACGGAAGTGTTAATTTCATACGTTCCTCCTCATACGATCATAGAACCTCATGAGCATCCAGAAGCACAAATCGGCATCGTATTAAAAGGCGAGCTTCAAATGACGGTCGGTCCTTCGACCCAATTGCTCACTCCTTTAGAATCAGCGTATATCGCACCACCTTTTGTCCCTCATGGCGCATCGAACCAGACAGATGAAGAAGTGATTGCGATTGATATTAAAAGATTAAAAGATGGCGAGAAATATACGGCGCCTCCTACTTATTTCTTAGACATTTTTAAAACACGGGATTTACTCCCTGGCATGGAAGTGACCTTTTTTGTTGAGGATTGGATGGAGCTCATGATTGCCAACATTCCTGGAGATGGCGGGGAAATGCCTTTTCATAAACACCGCAATGAACAAATCGGCATTTGCATCAGTGGAGGTTACGATATGACCATTGAAGGCTTTACAGAGAAAATGGAATTCGGCACTACTTATTTCTGTGAGCCAAAGGAAGATCACGGTGCGATCAATTCAAAACCGGAAGCATCAAAATCTATTAATCTCTTCTTCCCTCCCCGCTATAATCGGTTGAAGCCAAAAGCGTCTAAGGTGAAGAAATGA
- a CDS encoding glucose 1-dehydrogenase — MNLAGKVVLITGGASGIGLAAVKLFLEHGAKVAVADINEQSGKQLVESLPHEHLAFFKTDITNEPDCQKTVQSVLSQFGTIDVLINNAGIEIVSPIHEMTLEDWNHILQVNLTGVFLMSKHTLPHMLEKKSGSIINTGSVGGLVGWPDIPAYNATKGGVIQLTKSMAVDYAAHQIRVNCIAPGIIDTPLNEKSFMDNHSESLEVVKKEKAKVNPLLRLGKPEEIAGVMLFLASDLSSYMTGSVVTADGGYTAR, encoded by the coding sequence ATGAACCTTGCCGGAAAAGTCGTTTTGATTACAGGAGGTGCATCAGGAATTGGGCTTGCCGCAGTCAAGCTCTTTCTTGAGCACGGCGCAAAAGTCGCAGTGGCTGATATCAATGAACAAAGCGGCAAACAACTCGTCGAATCATTGCCGCATGAGCATCTCGCATTTTTTAAAACAGATATTACGAATGAGCCTGACTGTCAAAAAACCGTTCAATCTGTGCTGAGCCAGTTTGGGACAATCGATGTGTTGATTAACAATGCAGGCATTGAAATTGTCTCACCCATTCACGAGATGACGCTGGAGGATTGGAACCATATTTTACAGGTCAACCTGACGGGTGTGTTTCTCATGAGTAAGCATACATTGCCGCATATGCTTGAAAAGAAAAGCGGAAGTATTATTAATACTGGATCTGTCGGAGGTCTTGTCGGCTGGCCAGACATCCCCGCCTATAACGCCACAAAGGGCGGTGTCATCCAGCTGACCAAATCCATGGCGGTCGATTATGCCGCCCATCAAATCAGGGTGAATTGTATTGCCCCAGGCATTATTGATACGCCATTAAATGAAAAATCCTTTATGGACAATCATTCAGAAAGCCTTGAGGTTGTCAAAAAGGAAAAAGCAAAGGTGAACCCATTACTTCGTCTCGGAAAACCCGAAGAAATTGCGGGCGTCATGCTGTTTCTCGCCTCTGATCTATCCAGCTATATGACTGGAAGTGTTGTCACAGCAGATGGCGGTTACACCGCTAGATAA
- a CDS encoding ATP-grasp domain-containing protein, whose product MSKKTVLVIADLGGCPPHMFYESVASSYHIVSYIPRPFAITKGHAELIEKYSIAVIKDRDYFDTHPTFEHPESIYWAHDDYLKSEEEVVNDLVRVASFFKVDAITTNNELFIAPMAKAAERLGLRGAGVKAAELARDKSQMRAAFNAAGVKAVKTQPVTTLADFQQAIEHIGTPLILKPTYLASSIGVTLFHDRTGSDELFLNVQSYLQTIPVPNAVTYEAPFVAETYLEGAYEDWYQDEGYADYVSVEGLVVEGEYLPFVIHDKTPQIGFTETAHITPSILDNEAQQIIIEAAKKANEGLGLENCATHTEIKLMKNRETGLIESAARFAGWNMIPNIKKVFGVDMAKLLIDVLVDGKQADLPKELLSGHTHYVADCHLYPQHFKESGHIPPEVTHITIDHVHIPQDALVGDTVIISESIPSKGTFVDLSLFEAFNGIVSFELKGSSSQDVAASIRNIQKQAVIQLMDELVKG is encoded by the coding sequence TTGAGTAAAAAAACTGTACTTGTCATTGCTGACCTAGGAGGATGCCCGCCCCATATGTTTTATGAAAGCGTGGCTTCATCGTATCATATCGTTTCTTATATCCCGAGACCCTTTGCCATTACAAAGGGACATGCCGAGCTAATCGAAAAATACTCTATTGCAGTCATTAAAGATCGAGATTATTTTGACACACACCCGACCTTTGAACATCCTGAATCGATTTACTGGGCACATGATGATTATCTGAAATCAGAGGAAGAAGTGGTGAATGACCTAGTCCGTGTGGCTTCCTTTTTCAAAGTGGATGCGATCACCACCAATAATGAATTATTCATTGCTCCAATGGCAAAAGCCGCAGAGCGTCTTGGGCTGCGCGGCGCTGGGGTAAAGGCAGCTGAATTAGCGCGTGATAAAAGTCAAATGAGGGCTGCATTCAATGCAGCTGGTGTCAAAGCGGTAAAAACTCAGCCTGTCACGACTTTAGCTGATTTCCAGCAAGCGATTGAGCATATTGGGACTCCGCTTATTTTAAAGCCTACATATTTAGCAAGCTCCATTGGCGTGACCCTTTTTCATGACCGGACCGGCAGTGATGAACTCTTTTTAAACGTACAATCCTATTTGCAAACCATCCCCGTTCCAAACGCTGTAACGTATGAAGCACCGTTTGTCGCTGAAACGTACTTAGAGGGTGCTTACGAGGATTGGTATCAAGATGAAGGATACGCTGATTATGTCAGTGTGGAAGGACTGGTTGTCGAGGGTGAATACCTTCCTTTTGTCATTCATGATAAGACACCTCAAATCGGGTTTACAGAAACCGCTCATATCACTCCGTCGATCCTAGACAATGAAGCCCAGCAAATCATTATTGAGGCAGCAAAGAAGGCCAATGAGGGATTAGGACTTGAAAACTGTGCCACTCATACTGAGATCAAGCTCATGAAGAATCGAGAAACCGGACTGATCGAATCAGCAGCTAGATTTGCTGGCTGGAATATGATTCCGAATATCAAAAAAGTCTTTGGCGTGGATATGGCCAAGCTGCTGATTGATGTATTAGTCGATGGAAAACAGGCTGATCTGCCAAAAGAGCTACTTTCTGGACATACGCATTATGTAGCAGACTGTCATTTATACCCTCAGCACTTCAAAGAGAGCGGACACATACCGCCAGAGGTCACACATATCACCATTGATCATGTTCATATTCCGCAGGACGCTTTAGTTGGAGATACTGTGATCATCAGTGAATCCATCCCATCTAAAGGAACCTTTGTGGATCTATCTTTATTTGAAGCCTTTAATGGCATCGTCTCTTTTGAATTAAAAGGATCATCCTCTCAGGATGTTGCCGCATCCATCCGCAACATTCAGAAGCAGGCAGTCATTCAGTTAATGGATGAATTAGTGAAGGGATAG
- a CDS encoding pyridoxal phosphate-dependent aminotransferase encodes MIERLPEQKFGTVFEKIAHKTRNGANIMNLGQGNPDLPTPAHIVNALQEAAGTLQFQQYAPFRGFDFFKEAIADFYKKEFGIEVDPKKEIALFNGGKTGLYVMSQCLLDPGDIALVPDPGYPEYHSGILMADAKPYCIRLEEENGYLPNFSSIDPDVLKKAKVLFLNYPNNPTGAVANEAFFEEASEFASAHDLHVIHDFAYGSFHYEQKPVSFLKAPLGKNVGVELYSLSKTFNMAGWRVAFAVGNEDIIDAINAFQDHVFVSMYGGFQHAATTALQSDDCHIQSLKEVYLERIRFFIRQAEKQLGWTIERPAGAFYLWAPIPDDFEDSHAFADYLLEHADVVVTPGGVFGAHGRRHVRISMVAPIEQLALFIDRLHILPIRFHQKTRI; translated from the coding sequence ATGATCGAACGGCTGCCAGAACAGAAATTTGGAACCGTATTTGAGAAAATTGCACATAAAACCAGAAATGGAGCGAACATCATGAACCTCGGTCAGGGAAATCCTGATCTTCCGACTCCTGCACATATCGTGAACGCCCTTCAAGAGGCTGCAGGCACTTTGCAATTTCAGCAATATGCACCCTTTAGAGGCTTTGATTTTTTCAAGGAAGCCATTGCAGATTTCTACAAAAAGGAATTCGGCATTGAGGTTGACCCGAAGAAGGAAATTGCGCTTTTCAATGGGGGAAAAACAGGTCTTTATGTGATGAGTCAGTGCCTGCTTGATCCAGGGGACATTGCCCTCGTCCCCGATCCTGGATACCCAGAATATCATTCAGGTATCTTGATGGCAGATGCAAAGCCATACTGCATCCGACTTGAAGAGGAAAATGGCTACTTGCCGAATTTCTCGTCAATTGATCCAGACGTATTAAAAAAGGCAAAGGTTCTTTTCTTAAATTATCCGAATAACCCAACAGGCGCCGTCGCAAACGAAGCATTTTTTGAGGAGGCTTCAGAATTTGCTTCCGCTCACGATCTGCATGTGATTCATGATTTTGCTTATGGTTCCTTTCATTATGAACAAAAACCAGTAAGCTTTCTAAAGGCTCCTCTTGGAAAAAACGTAGGTGTAGAATTATATTCACTGTCTAAAACATTTAATATGGCAGGATGGAGAGTTGCATTTGCTGTAGGGAACGAAGACATCATCGATGCCATAAACGCCTTCCAGGATCATGTATTTGTCAGTATGTATGGAGGTTTTCAACATGCCGCCACCACTGCCTTACAAAGTGATGACTGTCATATTCAATCATTGAAAGAAGTCTATCTTGAACGAATACGTTTCTTCATCCGTCAAGCGGAGAAACAGCTTGGCTGGACCATTGAACGCCCAGCCGGTGCCTTTTATTTGTGGGCGCCGATCCCTGATGATTTCGAGGATTCTCATGCATTTGCCGACTATTTACTCGAGCATGCAGATGTCGTCGTGACGCCTGGGGGTGTGTTTGGAGCACACGGAAGACGTCATGTCCGCATCTCAATGGTGGCTCCAATTGAACAGCTTGCCCTTTTTATCGACCGGCTCCACATACTTCCGATTCGCTTTCATCAAAAAACCCGCATATAG
- a CDS encoding SDR family oxidoreductase gives MWMSLSKRIAFVTGASTGIGKAIAIKLAAQDHVKVIINSRNQSSLEDAQQHIERMADTKESVSLFCGDMSNEEVRAEAFAAIEKEFGRLDVLINNIPGGKPDTFDSCESEQMLAAFSQKAVAYIDTTKRAAAMMKRHEYGRIIQIVGNLWKEPGDQMFTNSMMNAAIINASKNAATQLAPFGVTVNCLNPGFIATDRYEQFIENMMRKQALSREEAVQAVASGIPMQRVGSASEMASLAAFIASEEASYVTGQQISIDGGSMKSI, from the coding sequence ATGTGGATGAGTTTGTCTAAAAGAATTGCATTTGTCACAGGAGCAAGTACCGGGATTGGAAAGGCAATTGCTATAAAGCTTGCCGCTCAGGACCATGTAAAAGTCATCATCAATTCTAGAAATCAATCTTCACTAGAAGATGCCCAGCAGCACATTGAGCGTATGGCAGACACAAAGGAGTCGGTGTCTCTTTTTTGTGGCGATATGTCGAATGAAGAAGTGAGAGCTGAAGCCTTCGCAGCAATAGAAAAAGAGTTTGGCAGACTGGATGTGTTGATCAATAACATTCCAGGAGGAAAGCCAGATACTTTTGATTCATGTGAAAGTGAGCAGATGCTGGCAGCATTTTCTCAGAAAGCCGTTGCGTACATTGATACGACGAAACGTGCAGCCGCGATGATGAAACGACATGAATATGGACGGATCATTCAAATTGTCGGGAACCTTTGGAAGGAACCTGGTGACCAAATGTTTACGAACAGTATGATGAATGCAGCGATTATCAATGCTAGTAAAAATGCAGCCACACAGCTTGCACCTTTTGGGGTCACAGTAAATTGCTTAAATCCAGGATTCATTGCTACAGATCGATATGAACAATTTATCGAAAACATGATGCGTAAACAGGCATTGTCACGGGAAGAGGCAGTACAGGCTGTTGCATCAGGCATTCCGATGCAAAGAGTAGGCTCAGCGAGTGAAATGGCTTCATTGGCTGCTTTCATCGCATCAGAGGAAGCCTCCTATGTCACCGGACAACAAATATCCATCGATGGTGGATCGATGAAAAGTATATAA
- a CDS encoding dTDP-4-dehydrorhamnose 3,5-epimerase family protein codes for MIEGVQTKKLMKHCDDRGFFAELIRDDEPMLKRFGQASWSKSFPGVIKAFHYHEKQDDVWFFPVGHAQVVLYDLREDSPTKGQTDVYYMGEDNPMLLLIPKGVAHGYRVLGETPLQIVYFTTESYDPKNPDEKRIAWNDEAIGFNWETTFK; via the coding sequence ATGATTGAAGGTGTACAAACGAAAAAACTTATGAAACATTGTGATGATCGCGGCTTTTTTGCAGAACTCATTCGAGATGATGAGCCGATGTTGAAACGCTTTGGTCAGGCATCGTGGTCGAAAAGCTTTCCAGGAGTGATCAAAGCCTTTCATTATCATGAAAAACAAGATGACGTTTGGTTTTTCCCCGTAGGTCATGCCCAGGTCGTTTTATACGATTTGCGTGAAGATTCCCCTACAAAGGGTCAAACCGATGTGTATTATATGGGCGAAGATAATCCTATGCTGCTCCTCATCCCAAAGGGTGTCGCACATGGCTACCGGGTACTAGGCGAGACGCCGCTGCAAATCGTGTATTTTACGACAGAATCCTATGACCCGAAAAACCCAGATGAAAAGAGAATCGCTTGGAATGACGAGGCGATCGGATTTAATTGGGAAACGACATTTAAATAG
- the rfbD gene encoding dTDP-4-dehydrorhamnose reductase, translated as MKVLITGAGGQLGKELSRQLKEKDITVIALTRSMLNIADQQAVRHAMRHFRPNIVVSAAAYTSVDQCETETEKAYLVNGIGAYYTALEAKSVGADVLHVSTDYVFDGQADTPYQVDAQADPQTIYGKSKKLGEELIHLVSDEVKIIRTSWLYGHEGHNFVNTILRLAETKDHLRIVNDQVGSPTYTKDVADAIIHLFDQKAGIYHVSNRDSCSWFDFASEIVAKSDLSTAIEPISTEEYGFQTPRPAYSVLDLQGIEATGWQPRHWKDALHEYLQKEGRWHQHD; from the coding sequence ATGAAAGTTTTAATCACCGGTGCAGGCGGCCAATTAGGGAAGGAATTGAGCAGACAGCTTAAGGAAAAAGACATAACCGTCATTGCCTTAACGAGGAGCATGCTCAATATCGCAGACCAGCAAGCAGTCAGACACGCGATGAGACACTTTCGGCCTAATATTGTTGTCAGTGCAGCAGCATATACCTCTGTTGATCAGTGTGAAACAGAAACGGAAAAAGCGTATCTTGTTAATGGCATTGGCGCGTACTATACAGCGCTTGAAGCAAAGAGTGTAGGGGCTGATGTGTTACATGTCAGTACAGATTATGTGTTTGACGGGCAGGCAGACACTCCTTACCAAGTCGATGCACAAGCAGATCCTCAAACCATTTATGGAAAGAGTAAAAAGCTTGGTGAGGAATTGATTCATCTTGTATCAGATGAAGTGAAAATCATCCGTACATCTTGGCTATACGGACATGAGGGACATAATTTTGTGAATACCATCCTTCGGCTCGCAGAAACAAAGGATCATTTGCGCATCGTGAACGATCAAGTAGGTTCACCTACTTATACAAAAGATGTCGCAGATGCCATCATTCATTTGTTTGATCAAAAGGCAGGAATTTACCATGTCAGTAATCGGGACAGCTGTTCCTGGTTTGACTTTGCGTCAGAAATTGTGGCGAAAAGCGACCTGTCTACAGCCATTGAGCCAATTTCCACGGAAGAGTACGGCTTCCAAACGCCTCGTCCAGCCTATTCTGTGTTAGACCTTCAAGGAATTGAAGCTACAGGCTGGCAGCCGAGACATTGGAAGGATGCACTTCACGAATATTTGCAGAAAGAAGGGAGATGGCATCAGCATGATTGA
- the rfbB gene encoding dTDP-glucose 4,6-dehydratase, with protein MTKSYFITGGAGFIGLNFVKLLLQEKDVRLTVFDKLTYASHPEEMEELLKLSHFRFIQGDITLQHELDQAFDEVYDAIIHFAAESHVDRSIESAEPFIQTNVLGTYRMLEAVLKGKAKKLIHISTDEVYGDLELDDPAFTEQTPLSPNNPYSASKASSDLLVKSYIHTHQLPAMITRCSNNYGPYQHEEKLIPTIIRKAINGEKIPIYGDGQQIRDWLYVEDHARAVKQVLDNGTAGQVYNIGGGNEKTNLDLTKTILAQLGISHDRISFVEDRKGHDRRYAIDASKLKGELDWTQETSFEAGIEKTINWYRAKYDQSEEG; from the coding sequence ATGACGAAGTCTTATTTCATTACAGGCGGAGCCGGATTTATTGGGCTAAATTTTGTGAAGCTACTGCTCCAGGAAAAAGATGTCCGGCTCACTGTTTTTGACAAATTAACATATGCCAGTCATCCAGAGGAGATGGAGGAATTATTAAAACTGTCTCATTTTCGTTTTATTCAAGGGGATATCACCCTTCAGCATGAGCTGGATCAGGCATTTGATGAAGTCTATGATGCCATCATTCATTTTGCGGCAGAATCGCATGTTGATCGCAGTATTGAATCGGCAGAGCCTTTTATTCAAACCAATGTCCTCGGTACCTATCGTATGCTGGAGGCAGTCTTAAAGGGAAAGGCAAAAAAACTCATTCATATTTCAACAGACGAAGTATATGGAGATTTGGAGCTGGATGATCCTGCTTTCACAGAACAAACACCACTTTCACCGAATAATCCTTATTCAGCAAGCAAGGCGAGTTCAGACCTGCTTGTGAAATCTTATATCCACACTCATCAATTACCCGCAATGATCACACGATGCAGCAATAACTACGGACCGTATCAGCACGAGGAAAAATTAATACCAACGATTATTAGAAAAGCAATCAATGGAGAAAAGATCCCGATTTATGGGGACGGCCAGCAGATTCGCGATTGGCTGTATGTAGAGGATCATGCGAGAGCTGTGAAGCAGGTTCTAGACAATGGAACAGCTGGGCAGGTGTACAATATTGGCGGCGGCAACGAGAAGACGAATCTCGATTTGACCAAAACCATCCTGGCGCAGCTTGGGATCAGTCATGACCGTATTTCGTTTGTTGAAGACAGAAAAGGGCATGACAGACGATATGCCATTGATGCCAGCAAGCTAAAAGGGGAGCTGGACTGGACGCAGGAGACGTCATTTGAAGCAGGTATTGAAAAAACGATCAATTGGTATCGTGCCAAATATGATCAGAGCGAAGAAGGGTGA
- a CDS encoding sugar phosphate nucleotidyltransferase yields the protein MKGVILAGGKGSRLAPLTKIFNKHLLPVGSYPMIYWSLFKLKEAGILDVMLISQEEQIPLFQKLLEGDQELGMNIVYQVQPEASGISDGLSYAKPFVEGEKFVLMLGDNVFEDSLTPFVEAFQQQEDGAKVLLKEVADPKRFGIAEIDAAHHRIVSIEEKPEHPRSSFCVTGIYFYDQEVFQYIERISPSDRGELEITDVNNLYISNSQLTYDMLKGWWIDAGTHESLHQASTKMFETMKKKEGYE from the coding sequence GTGAAGGGAGTTATTTTAGCAGGAGGAAAGGGGTCACGACTGGCACCTTTAACGAAGATTTTCAATAAACATTTACTGCCGGTTGGCTCATATCCAATGATTTATTGGTCATTGTTCAAACTGAAAGAAGCGGGAATTTTGGATGTAATGCTCATATCACAAGAAGAACAAATCCCGCTGTTTCAAAAGCTGCTTGAAGGTGATCAGGAACTTGGGATGAACATTGTGTATCAGGTCCAGCCTGAAGCTTCTGGGATTTCAGACGGTTTATCCTATGCAAAGCCCTTTGTAGAAGGGGAGAAGTTTGTGTTGATGCTTGGTGATAATGTGTTTGAGGATTCGCTCACTCCTTTTGTTGAAGCCTTTCAGCAGCAGGAAGACGGAGCGAAGGTTCTGTTGAAAGAAGTGGCAGATCCAAAGCGGTTTGGCATTGCAGAGATTGATGCCGCCCACCACCGAATTGTATCAATTGAGGAAAAACCAGAACACCCGCGTTCATCCTTCTGTGTCACGGGTATCTATTTTTATGATCAAGAAGTCTTTCAATACATTGAAAGAATCTCGCCGTCAGATCGGGGCGAATTAGAGATTACAGATGTAAACAATCTCTATATCTCAAATAGTCAGCTAACCTATGATATGTTAAAAGGGTGGTGGATAGATGCAGGAACACATGAATCTCTCCACCAAGCATCTACGAAAATGTTTGAAACGATGAAGAAAAAAGAGGGATACGAATGA